The Melanotaenia boesemani isolate fMelBoe1 chromosome 11, fMelBoe1.pri, whole genome shotgun sequence genome includes the window TAACACTATTCTACGGTATTTACACAAACATATGCACACAATCATTCTGCTGGCATGATAAAGCAGAAGTGAATAAATCGTGTTTCTTATTCTCGCATCAGAGAtgtgtctttttaattttcttgaaTCACTTGTTTAGCAGAGATTGTGTATCTCCTTTTTTTCAGAGTGTCTGGGTCCAGGACGAACCTTTTCATGCGTTTTAAGAGCACAGTCATGGATGGCTTGTTGCTGTGGCGAGGAGACAGTCCAATGAGACCTAACAGTGATTTCCTTTCTATGGGTCTTCAAGATGGTGCTCTCATCTTCAGGTGTTTCTTCTAGTGTTTGTATAATatatgatgaaaaaaagaattaatttagcaaatcatttttattgttgtgagGTTACAAAGGAATGTTTGTAACTAGAGTTCAGCGTCTGTATGTTTCtgatttgttgcattttataaAAAGAAGCTGAATCTGATGTAACTTGCTAAATTTGTTGTATGTATTTCTGTTATTGTAGTTATAACTTGGGCAGTGGCGTGGCTAATATTGTTGTCAATGGGACCTTTAGTGATGGAAAGTGGCACAGAGTCAAAGCTGTAaggtaagtaaaaaaaaaaaacaaaaaaaacaagggcTTTTGACAGTGATATAGATGCCAAACGAAGATGTTCCTTGCCGTAAGAAAGCGGATCAATATGCCATTAAAGCTTAATACTGAGcaataaaacattaagatgCTCCATAGAACAACgtgtttattatatattatatataaacgCAGCTTGAGGGTGAGGTTATTTTGTAACCTGTCATGTTTTCCTGCGCAGCACAATTACAAACAATGAAACTTTCAGTCCATATAAACAATAGAAACACAAGTGAAAGCTGTGATGTGAGCTTACTCTTGTATGTAACAGAACCTTTGCTCACCATGTGTGTTTAACTTTTCAGGGATGGCCAGTCAGGGAAACTGACAGTTGATGATTATGGAGCAAAAACAGGAAGGTCGCCTGGCAAGATGAGACAGCTGAATATTAATGGACCCTTATATGTTGGTAGGTGAAACCCTTTGAGCTGTATGTACTGTTGaacaaaaagatcattttaattcTTGAATTTAAATATTCCCTTCCTCttttatctcaatatttttcACATGAAGGTGGCATGAAAGAGATCGCTCTTCACACAAACAGACAGTATATTGGAGGCTTGGTGGGCTGTGTCTCCCACTTCACACTCTCCACTGACTACCACTTAGCTTTGGTAGAGGATGCGGCTGATGGCAAAAACATCAACACCTGCTCCAACTAGGCCTCTTCAGCACAGGAGGGaacattttcagcattttgtttctttctggaCCATCTATCTTATCACCTTGAACCTGATTTACCAGCGCAGaatcactgaaaactaaaagaTATATGCTTTGCGGTTAGATGCAACCCTGACCTGATTTGGTTTAAACTAAAGCTAGAAAAATGAACAATGGTGCCAGTTTGAGTCACGGGactgtttctgtgttgtttgtaGCTTTGACATGCCAAGTTGTAAAGTTTATGTTAATGCTATTGAGTTTTTCTGGATTAACAGTTTCAATCCAAGGCTACAGTAAAAATGACCTCAGGTCAATCGAAGATGTTTCAAAGCACAATTTCTCTCTGAAAGGAGATATAAAGCTTAGCTTTATGAGTAATAAGGAGTTTTTGCAAAGAGCCTTTTGAAGGACATTTTTCTCATGGGATGATTTCAAttgtatctttctttttttttcttttttttaatgcttctaTGATTGCAGGAAGAACCAAGTGATCCAAAGGATCAAAAGTTACTATAAACTTGACCTAGAGCAGCTAGCAtaggcaactttttttttttagagaattTTGGTTATGACCTTAGAAGAATTTTGTTATCTTTCTTGTGACATTTGTGCTCTTGTTTTATCAATCTATAGACAGGTTTTCTAAATCTGAGTGATGTACATTATTCCAGTGTGTCTAGCTTTGCAGGGTAAATACATcaactgcactttttttttttaactttccgTTAGGTTAGTGGCTTCTGTATTTGGATCTTTCAGAAGTTAGTCACATGAGAGTCCAATGTTAAAGCATCCTAAATCTTTAAATCTGTGCATGGCAGTATATTTCTGTCATCTGACACAAACCGCAGTACTGTGGACTTCAGCCTTTGAGTTCATTTTCTTCATATCTCTTATTATCGCAtcagaaaaataacaataaaataagtatttgcATGCCTCAGTAAGAAAAAGACCAATTAAATGATTATATTTATGCCCAGATTTTACTCCTTAAAAAGAGGATTTTGTGAATGTTCTATCAGAATTTTTAGTATTCAAGATTCTAATGTGTATTTAGGTCTATTGGCAGATATGCACAGAAAAACTAGCTGTTTTTACTTATGTAGAATATAGCAGAATAGTGAACAATACTGGAATAGTGGAAGTACAGTGTAAGGCTTATGTCATCTTAGAACAAATCTTCTCCTTGTAGTCTGTCATGTTGAACTAACATGTTTTTCTACAGTTTCAACAGTGAATGGACCAATAAATTACTGTCTTTAATCAGGGGAATTTGTGTTCTTCCCTGCAGCTGTAGTGGGGGAGGTGGGGGTGTGaggttttcatttgtttcaaacaatcaaatcaaactttagtAATAGCACTTTCCATGCAAAGAACAACACAacatgctttacataataaacaaagataaaaaaatatttatacatattaaaatacaaTAGAGATAAAATAAGCCTCCACACACCTGATCCTAATGTCTTTCACACCCAATGCTCTAgatcagtggtttccaaccttttttcctccaGGACCTCCTTCACTgaaatgccatggaccccctgctccaccttgTGCTGAAACATgcttggttttaggctttcaaaagtgaaatTCTCACCATATATATTCTgattgagtcctgtcctttgataaagctaAAGTTAtatgaacaacatacagccttacttctCTCACTGgctctctccagccagaaaAAGACAGCCTTATCATAACTCTTGTCTTACCTTCCTCAgtccctctctttttctctcttccttaataatgtcttcttgtgtttctttgatgaatcagcgaTGCACATTCGAAACGACCAGTAAGTTTACATAAATGCTTGCTATCGTGTTACAAGttgcataaagcaaaactcagatGCAACATCATGCAGTGTCTCAGAAGAGAAGTTGTATATAGTGGTTTCATAGCCTCGGGATGCAACTGAACTGCGATGACTCCACAAATGCACAtattaaatgtcactgtgcagTCAAACAAGTCCAGAATATGGAGTTTTAGGGTTGGAAAGTTATCTAGTGCTTCTTTAAGGTTTgaattcacaacaaaacaaaaccacaatgaaagaaaacaagtgaTAGCAATTAAGTCCTGTAAGTctaacaaacattttcatttgattaaATACACTGACATACTTCCATGTGCAGGTTAATATGGATAGATTAACAGTGTCTTGTACAAAACTAGTAAGCCCTGATGTAGTTTGAAATGTTGTAAATAAACATAGGCTATGAAAACTATGGTGCATTTGTAGCATGACTATTTATTTATGACTAACCCTCTATGAAGGTCCATTTACTGCTTTTGCGTTAGGTTTAAACTCACTGCTAATTTTTGAAAGAAGATAATACTAATTTTTGCTTTTACCAAACCTGTGCATTTCTAAAATTTGAGGAGCTAGCAGGGACCATGTTGTTATAGTTTGGTATGATAGGAACAGCACTGAATGGACTTCCTCACATCCAACAAGTATGCATTTTTCATCAAACCACATTGGTATGAATGAGATTAATTActtgatttaatgtttattgtgtCCACTATGCCTTTAGTTGCAACTTAATTTTTTACTACATGTATATTACAGGAAATGAAGCCCTTTGTTGAGTTCCCCAAATCATCCAATCTATGTTTCTCAAGAAATTATTTGAATCAATGAGCCTCAGCAACTAGAAGAAGATACCATCTGTCCACaatgtgaaaaaacaaacaaacaaacaaacaaaaaaaaaaaaaaaaaaaaaaaaaaaggaaacaagaaaaagaaaaattgcttGACCAAGCTGAGATTAGATTCATGCACAAAGACAGACACGGATTATAAATCAATCATATCAGATTTGTCACGGCTGACaaataccattaaaaaaatctgaacatttGAAAGAGTAAAGAGTAGTTCAgtcaaacatttaagtgtgaaTGTTTATGAGGAGGATAAGATTGAAGTTTGGCATCTACTGTAGGCTCTGATCCCATCACTGATCCCATCACTTCTTGTGCATTTGTATTATTAACGTGACATTGAAATGATGTGTGAAATTCAGACCCTGAGCCTACAGGTGGATGCTAGGGTTGTGAAGGAGCTgacaaagcagaaagcaaaTCATATTAAGGGGCAGCGGCTGCAAGACGCAGAGAGCAAGATAGTGTCTAGATTGGATGGTGCTTTTGATGAGTGATAGGTAGAGAGTGAAGCAGGCCAAATGGGAACCAGAAAAGCAGCTGAACTTGCTTGCTTGGTGCTTCATTTCACTCAGACAGCTCGTGTATGAATGTTAATGAAAAGAATATAAAGCTGGCCTTCCTATCCATCTCTTtacacctttttcttttctcagtttAACATGGGTAATGAGTGAAATTCTGGCCTCCCCACCAGCTGCCATGTTCTCCCCACATGCCATTCTCTGTAAGCACCTCTGCAGAGTGAAACAGCAGTCTGCTGACTTTAACACCAGCTAACAGTGAGCTTGGATTTTGGGAAAGGCACCAGCTCCCTATTCTGAGGACTGAGAGCCATCCTCAGAATCTAATACAGGTGGACACATATTAAATAACCAAAAGGGAAGGTAAGATAATAATTGCATGAGCAAGAAAAATGTAGACAGCAGTGCTGAgtggcagcagcagaagaagcaAAAAGGCAATAAGCAACCAGACAGAAACTTTGCAGATTGTCCAGACTAGATGGATACTTTTAAAAAGTAGCAAGTGAGTAGCATTATGTGAAAGAGGCAGAGCAacttaaggcaaggcaaggcaaatttatttgtatagcacatttcatgcataagacaattcaaagtgctttacataaaacagagCATGGTTCAGAAAGTAatacaagtacattaaaaaaactaattgattaaaagaaataaaataaacaaaaactgaaagaaaaggccaaaataaaacagataagaaaataaagattcaGTATGgagaaaaacagtattaaaaacatGGTCAAATTTAAAGACTCCAGCTTACTTAAGTTGCATTCCTGAAGTAGCATGCAGGTGTTgattcattttatatatttttctgaaGAGATTTAAGTTCAGATAGAGTACATGAAAACTGTGAAAGTGACAAATTACTGCCAACTGCAGTTAACATTTTGACCTGTATTGTGCTGTGGTATGTT containing:
- the LOC121649150 gene encoding pikachurin isoform X1, with product MRFKSTVMDGLLLWRGDSPMRPNSDFLSMGLQDGALIFSYNLGSGVANIVVNGTFSDGKWHRVKAVRDGQSGKLTVDDYGAKTGRSPGKMRQLNINGPLYVGGMKEIALHTNRQYIGGLVGCVSHFTLSTDYHLALVEDAADGKNINTCSN